One genomic window of Anguilla anguilla isolate fAngAng1 chromosome 13, fAngAng1.pri, whole genome shotgun sequence includes the following:
- the ccdc3b gene encoding coiled-coil domain-containing protein 3 → MGAVYALILATCLSGIWGCQLPHDWRPQTEACRAELAEIIVFAKVLALHKDSYSAYNYLPWQYETDLFFSAEIELLCDQAWGSMLEVPAGSRFNVTGLGYFPCYSYSVIENNAYYFFLRMDENYNIIPHGVNFQDPIFPDTPENHRMFSSLFQFSNCTPGTQVHTYSPEWEAQEDSRLLCSAVQKALFEEEERVKTLSQKVRFLEKANNHLRDKVKNMKRLLRQAKRETKEHTVNLKNIQDPALPQPDQAPHPQQETTQDQKKPLRNTFAKTLKN, encoded by the exons ATGGGCGCTGTTTATGCACTGATTCTGGCGACCTGTTTGAGTGGAATTTGGGGGTGCCAGCTTCCCCACGACTGGAGACCCCAGACTGAAGCGTGCAGAGCAGAACTCGCGGAGATCATCGTTTTCGCTAAGGTTCTGGCGCTCCACAAGGACTCATACAGCGCGTACAACTACCTGCCCTGGCAGTACGAAACGGACCTTTTCTTCTCAGCAGAGATCGAGCTGCTGTGCGACCAGGCATGGGGAAGCATGCTGGAGGTGCCCGCTGGTTCCAGGTTTAACGTTACCGGGCTGGGGTACTTTCCCTGCTACTCGTACAGCGTCATTGAGAACAATGCTTACTATTTCTTCTTGCG GATGGACGAGAACTACAACATCATCCCTCATGGTGTGAATTTCCAGGACCCCATCTTTCCCGACACGCCAGAGAACCACCGCATGTTTTCCAGCCTCTTCCAGTTTTCCAACTGCACACCAGGAACCCAGGTGCACACATACAGCCCAGAGTGGGAGGCCCAGGAGGACAGCCGG CTACTGTGCTCAGCAGTGCAAAAGGCCCTGtttgaagaggaggagagggtcaAGACCCTCTCTCAGAAGGTGCGCTTCCTGGAGAAGGCTAACAACCACCTGCGGGACAAGGTGAAGAACATGAAGCGACTCCTGAGGCAGGCCAAGCGTGAGACCAAAGAGCACACCGTGAACCTCAAGAACATCCAAGACCCTGCTCTCCCACAGCCAGACCAGgccccccacccacagcagGAAACCACCCAGGACCAGAAGAAGCCTCTCAGGAACACCTTTGCCAAGACGCTGAAGAACTGA